The Pseudarthrobacter sulfonivorans genome includes a window with the following:
- the uidB gene encoding glucuronide transporter: MKKLNKLSIIGYGAGDAANNLAFTTATMFLLVYYTDVAGISAAAAGTLLLVVRLFDAFADVFAGRLVDRTYSKRFGKFRPFIMFGSIPLLLLSVATFSVPQLGESGTLLYAYVTYAALGLAYSLVNIPYGSLAGAMTQDPGERAKLGSARMVGALLVGSSLGIFVAPLIKPGADLQSTFTTITLIFVVIGAALYFFTALTAKERVHRAVPKVTFKQSVDTLKGNKPLLMLCLSSFFFLSGYLALTSVQLYYLRDVLGRLDLYPVLSIIQLALTFFLAAFMPKLVRNVGKKSVYIYSSLVTVLGGAIIFFAPAGQVWMGFTGLVVSLVGVLAVNIVVWALEADTVEYGEWRTGVRTEGITYALFSFTRKSGQAVGGALAAYALALGGYKSGAAQTADALFGIQIAAGAIPAVLTILAVLVMSKYTLTDAKHAEILKEIQERRTKTVGAGEAADASTTADAGIPVGAGKTAGH; this comes from the coding sequence ATGAAAAAGCTAAACAAGCTCAGCATCATCGGCTATGGCGCCGGCGATGCAGCTAACAACCTCGCATTCACCACCGCCACCATGTTCCTGCTGGTGTACTACACGGACGTCGCCGGCATCTCCGCAGCGGCTGCCGGAACCCTGCTGCTCGTGGTCAGGCTCTTTGACGCTTTCGCCGACGTCTTCGCCGGCCGGCTCGTTGACCGGACCTACAGCAAGCGCTTCGGCAAGTTCCGGCCCTTCATCATGTTCGGCTCCATCCCGCTGCTCCTGCTGAGCGTGGCAACGTTCTCCGTCCCGCAGCTGGGTGAATCCGGCACACTGCTGTATGCCTATGTCACCTACGCAGCCCTTGGCCTTGCCTACAGCCTCGTGAACATTCCGTACGGCTCGCTGGCCGGCGCCATGACGCAGGACCCGGGGGAGCGCGCCAAGCTGGGCTCGGCCCGCATGGTCGGCGCCCTGCTGGTGGGCTCTTCGCTGGGCATCTTCGTTGCACCGCTGATCAAGCCAGGCGCCGACCTCCAGTCGACGTTCACCACCATCACCCTGATCTTCGTGGTCATCGGGGCGGCGCTGTACTTCTTCACGGCCTTGACCGCCAAAGAGCGCGTGCACCGCGCCGTCCCCAAGGTGACGTTCAAGCAGAGCGTGGACACACTCAAAGGCAACAAGCCCCTCCTGATGCTGTGCCTGAGCTCCTTCTTCTTCCTCTCCGGCTACCTCGCCCTGACCTCCGTGCAGCTGTACTACCTGCGCGACGTCCTGGGCCGCCTGGACCTGTACCCCGTACTGTCCATCATCCAGCTGGCGCTCACCTTCTTCCTGGCCGCCTTTATGCCCAAACTTGTCCGTAACGTCGGCAAGAAGAGCGTCTACATCTACTCTTCGCTGGTCACTGTCCTCGGCGGTGCGATCATCTTCTTCGCCCCGGCCGGCCAGGTCTGGATGGGCTTTACCGGCCTCGTGGTCAGCCTCGTGGGTGTCCTGGCCGTCAACATCGTGGTGTGGGCCCTGGAAGCCGACACGGTGGAGTACGGCGAATGGCGGACCGGTGTCCGCACCGAGGGCATCACGTACGCGCTGTTCTCCTTCACCCGCAAGTCCGGCCAGGCTGTGGGCGGTGCCCTGGCGGCATACGCCCTGGCACTGGGCGGCTACAAGTCCGGAGCGGCGCAGACCGCGGACGCCCTGTTCGGCATTCAGATTGCGGCGGGCGCGATCCCTGCCGTGCTGACTATCCTTGCCGTATTAGTAATGTCCAAGTACACGCTGACCGACGCCAAGCACGCGGAGATCCTCAAGGAGATCCAGGAACGCCGGACCAAAACTGTGGGCGCCGGCGAAGCCGCTGACGCCAGCACCACCGCTGATGCTGGCATCCCGGTTGGCGCCGGCAAAACTGCCGGCCACTAA
- the manD gene encoding D-mannonate dehydratase ManD produces the protein MKIIAAEVFVTSPSRNFVTLRITTDDGVTGIGDATLNGRELAVAAYLKEHVAQLLIGKDPHKIEDTWQFLYRSSYWRRGPVTMAAIAAVDMALWDIKGKMANMPVYQLLGGASRNGLRAYGHASGADLDSLFDSVREHLELGYKSIRIQTAVPGIKAVYGVAAQAQASGERYDYEPAGRGAFPQEEDWDTRAYLRHLPTVFEAVRNEFGPEIPLLHDGHHRMTPIQAAKLGKALEPYDLFWLEDCTPAENQEGLRLVRQHTTTPLAIGEIFNTVWDYQTLIKEQLIDYVRAASTHFGGISPLKKVMDFAAQYQIKSGFHGPTDISPVGFAAQLHVGLAIHNYGIQEYMQHSDKTNEVFEQSMTFKDGYLHPGDKPGIGVEFNEEAAAAYPYQQAYLPYNRLVDGTVHDW, from the coding sequence GTGAAAATCATTGCCGCTGAAGTCTTCGTGACAAGCCCGTCACGTAACTTCGTGACCCTGCGCATCACTACGGACGACGGGGTCACCGGCATCGGTGACGCCACGCTGAACGGCCGCGAACTGGCTGTTGCCGCCTACCTCAAAGAGCACGTGGCCCAGCTGCTGATCGGCAAGGATCCGCACAAGATCGAGGACACCTGGCAGTTCCTGTACCGCAGCTCGTACTGGCGCCGCGGGCCGGTCACCATGGCAGCCATCGCCGCCGTCGACATGGCCCTGTGGGACATCAAGGGCAAGATGGCGAACATGCCGGTCTACCAGCTCCTGGGCGGCGCTTCACGCAACGGCCTGCGCGCCTACGGCCACGCGTCCGGCGCTGACCTCGACTCGCTGTTCGACTCGGTCCGTGAGCACCTGGAACTGGGCTACAAGTCCATCCGCATCCAGACCGCTGTCCCCGGCATCAAGGCCGTCTACGGTGTGGCCGCGCAGGCCCAGGCCTCGGGCGAACGCTACGACTACGAACCCGCCGGCCGCGGCGCGTTCCCGCAGGAAGAGGACTGGGACACCCGCGCCTACCTGCGCCACCTGCCCACCGTCTTCGAAGCCGTGCGCAACGAGTTCGGCCCAGAAATTCCGCTGCTGCACGACGGCCACCACCGCATGACGCCCATCCAGGCCGCCAAGCTGGGCAAGGCCCTGGAACCGTACGATCTCTTCTGGCTCGAGGACTGCACGCCGGCGGAAAACCAGGAGGGCCTGCGCCTGGTCCGACAGCACACCACCACCCCGCTGGCCATCGGTGAAATCTTCAACACTGTGTGGGACTACCAGACCCTCATCAAGGAACAGCTGATCGACTACGTGCGCGCAGCCTCCACCCACTTCGGCGGCATCTCCCCGCTGAAGAAGGTCATGGACTTCGCCGCCCAGTACCAGATCAAGTCCGGCTTCCACGGCCCCACGGATATTTCCCCTGTGGGCTTCGCGGCGCAGTTGCACGTTGGCCTGGCCATCCACAACTACGGCATCCAGGAATACATGCAGCACTCGGACAAGACCAACGAGGTCTTCGAGCAGTCCATGACCTTCAAGGACGGCTACCTGCACCCGGGTGACAAGCCCGGCATCGGCGTCGAATTCAACGAGGAAGCCGCGGCAGCGTACCCGTACCAGCAGGCCTACCTGCCGTACAACCGCCTGGTAGACGGAACGGTGCACGACTGGTGA
- a CDS encoding gluconokinase, GntK/IdnK-type, protein MGVSGCGKTTIGDLVARELGVQFLDGDSLHPVENVAKMAAGTPLTDEDRWPWLATVGSELAAAKGGLVLACSALRRSYRDAIRAQAPDTVFLHLHGSKEVLRARTEGRSGHFMPPALLESQLATLEALEADEAGIVVDIAGPVDQVVADALAGIAAAVTAAVGSSAPADGTAAVGAAGTPGRQFDVDLQASPFNLDDAAIIWVNTTLESMTLEEKIGQLFINHNNDYSPEYLDGVLENFHVGGMRYRPGPSAAVQEHIRHAQSKSKVPLLVASNPEMGGAGSCDDGTFVSTHLQAGSHPDKSIARRMGRVAGVETAALGCNWAFAPIVDIHYNWRNTVISTRAFGNTPEIVVERAKEYFDGISESPTACAMKHFPGDGMDERDQHVVTSYNTLGYDEWNKTYGHVYREMIGHGVQSIMVGHIGAPELSRHFRPGMADKDILPATLAPELLQDLLRGELGFNGLILTDASQMIGLTQAMKRKDLVPATIAAGCDMFLFFRNADEDFQYMLDGYKSGVITEQRLHDALRRILALKASLGLHLKARNELVPPVEALAVIGSEAHRAIAAEIADKTVTLVKDTAHNLPIRPETHKRIRLYGISGGSDFTRADPLAYLDTVKDELEKAGFEVHLFKTAAQREAAGEKGINFMSIISEEATGDYADKYDAAFVFANVKGFAQEAAIRIKWSTPMAAEIPWYVTEVPTVFVSLNQPNHLIDVPMVKTAIHAHAGTVEAIRATIEKIMGKSEFQGTFNENVFCDSFDTRL, encoded by the coding sequence ATGGGTGTCTCCGGCTGCGGCAAGACCACCATCGGTGACCTGGTGGCCCGTGAGCTCGGCGTCCAGTTCCTCGACGGCGATTCCCTCCACCCGGTGGAGAACGTCGCCAAGATGGCAGCGGGCACTCCGCTGACCGACGAGGACCGCTGGCCGTGGCTTGCCACGGTGGGCTCTGAACTCGCAGCTGCCAAGGGTGGCCTGGTTCTGGCCTGCTCGGCTCTTCGCCGCAGTTACCGCGACGCCATCCGCGCCCAGGCGCCGGATACGGTGTTCCTTCACCTGCACGGCAGCAAGGAGGTTCTTCGGGCGCGTACTGAGGGCCGCTCCGGGCACTTTATGCCGCCCGCGCTGCTGGAATCCCAGCTGGCAACCCTCGAAGCGCTCGAAGCCGATGAGGCAGGCATCGTGGTGGACATCGCCGGTCCGGTGGACCAGGTGGTGGCCGACGCGCTGGCGGGTATCGCAGCTGCGGTGACTGCCGCCGTCGGCAGCTCCGCACCTGCGGACGGAACTGCCGCCGTCGGTGCCGCTGGCACCCCAGGGCGCCAGTTCGACGTCGACCTCCAGGCCTCGCCGTTCAACCTCGACGACGCAGCGATCATCTGGGTGAACACCACCCTGGAATCGATGACGCTTGAGGAAAAGATCGGGCAGCTGTTCATCAACCACAACAACGACTACTCCCCGGAGTACCTCGACGGTGTGCTGGAGAACTTCCATGTGGGCGGCATGCGGTACCGCCCGGGCCCGTCCGCTGCCGTTCAGGAACACATCCGGCATGCGCAGTCGAAGTCCAAGGTGCCGCTGCTGGTGGCGTCCAACCCGGAAATGGGTGGCGCCGGAAGCTGCGACGACGGCACGTTTGTGTCCACGCACCTGCAGGCAGGTTCGCACCCGGACAAGTCCATCGCACGCCGGATGGGGCGGGTTGCCGGCGTTGAAACCGCAGCTCTGGGCTGCAACTGGGCGTTCGCGCCGATTGTGGACATCCACTACAACTGGCGGAACACGGTCATTTCCACCCGGGCCTTCGGCAACACGCCGGAGATCGTGGTGGAGCGGGCCAAGGAGTACTTCGACGGCATCAGTGAATCTCCCACTGCCTGCGCCATGAAGCACTTCCCGGGCGACGGCATGGACGAGCGCGACCAGCACGTGGTCACGTCCTACAACACTCTCGGCTACGACGAGTGGAACAAGACGTATGGCCACGTGTACCGCGAAATGATCGGGCACGGCGTGCAGTCCATCATGGTCGGGCACATCGGTGCGCCGGAGCTTTCCCGGCACTTCCGCCCGGGCATGGCGGACAAGGACATCCTGCCCGCCACCCTGGCCCCGGAGCTGCTCCAGGACCTGCTGCGCGGCGAGCTCGGGTTCAACGGGCTCATCCTCACGGACGCCTCGCAGATGATCGGGCTCACCCAGGCCATGAAGCGCAAGGACCTGGTTCCTGCGACCATTGCCGCCGGGTGCGACATGTTTCTGTTCTTCCGCAACGCCGACGAAGACTTCCAGTACATGCTGGATGGCTACAAGTCCGGCGTCATCACAGAGCAGCGCCTGCATGACGCCCTGCGCCGCATCCTGGCCCTCAAGGCCTCGCTGGGGCTGCACCTGAAGGCGCGCAACGAACTGGTTCCGCCCGTGGAAGCACTCGCTGTGATCGGCAGCGAGGCGCACCGGGCCATCGCGGCGGAGATCGCGGACAAGACCGTCACCCTGGTCAAGGACACCGCGCACAACCTGCCCATCCGGCCGGAAACGCACAAGCGGATCCGCCTGTACGGCATCTCCGGCGGCTCGGACTTCACCCGGGCGGACCCGCTGGCGTACCTGGACACGGTCAAGGACGAACTGGAAAAAGCCGGCTTCGAGGTGCACCTGTTCAAAACCGCCGCTCAGCGCGAAGCTGCCGGGGAGAAGGGCATCAACTTCATGTCCATCATCTCCGAGGAAGCCACCGGCGACTACGCGGACAAGTACGACGCCGCGTTTGTCTTCGCGAACGTCAAGGGCTTTGCCCAGGAGGCGGCCATCCGGATCAAGTGGTCCACCCCGATGGCCGCGGAAATCCCGTGGTATGTCACCGAGGTGCCCACCGTGTTTGTGTCGCTGAACCAGCCCAACCACCTCATCGACGTGCCGATGGTCAAGACCGCCATCCACGCCCATGCGGGAACTGTGGAGGCCATCCGGGCCACGATCGAGAAGATCATGGGCAAGTCTGAGTTCCAGGGGACGTTCAACGAGAATGTCTTCTGCGATTCTTTCGACACGCGGCTCTAG
- a CDS encoding mannitol dehydrogenase family protein: protein MSIEQTDVTGKTAESLPQLDRTLHAAAKPPVRIVHLGLGAFHRSHQAWYTSQASDAADWGIASFTGRRPDAALALAEQDGLFTLVERADGGDSFAVVGSIVEAVDGADVQRLAELVSAPATSIVTLTVTEAAYRIGADGQLDTTASDVAGDLALLASGSGNPSTPLGRLVFALAARRAAGAGPLAVVCCDNLADNGTVARNAVAGLAQAWDAELAAWVEANVSFVSTSVDRITPRTTEADIAAVEAACGYRDNSPVVAEPFTNWVLSGDFPAGRPRWEDAGAVFVDHIEPYENRKLWLLNGAHSLLAYAGQLRGHTTVAQALADPQCLIAVESFWDEAEANLSGAAAGGADLQIPAYRAALLARFSNARIAHHLAQIAMDGSTKLRMRAMPVLLAERAQGRSGAAAALMIAAWIDFSAAAETFHDPLATEVAAANQLEGAERVRAVLALVDPAVAADDAVVELVSGLLGTFPADA from the coding sequence GTGAGCATCGAACAGACCGACGTAACAGGCAAGACTGCCGAATCCCTGCCGCAGCTGGACCGGACCCTGCACGCTGCCGCCAAGCCGCCGGTGCGGATCGTCCACCTCGGACTCGGTGCCTTCCACCGCTCGCACCAGGCCTGGTACACCAGCCAGGCCAGCGATGCCGCTGACTGGGGCATCGCGTCTTTCACCGGCCGCCGCCCGGACGCTGCCCTGGCTCTTGCCGAGCAGGACGGCCTCTTCACGCTCGTGGAGCGCGCTGACGGCGGCGACTCGTTCGCCGTCGTCGGCAGCATCGTTGAAGCGGTGGACGGCGCGGACGTGCAGCGGCTCGCAGAGCTCGTTTCGGCGCCTGCCACCTCCATCGTCACCCTGACGGTCACCGAAGCGGCGTACCGGATCGGCGCCGACGGACAGCTGGATACTACGGCGTCCGACGTCGCCGGCGACCTTGCGCTGCTGGCTTCCGGCAGTGGAAACCCGTCGACGCCGCTGGGCCGCCTTGTCTTCGCCCTCGCCGCGCGCCGGGCTGCCGGAGCCGGGCCGCTCGCCGTTGTCTGCTGCGACAACCTCGCGGACAACGGCACGGTAGCGCGCAACGCCGTGGCGGGCCTGGCACAGGCCTGGGACGCGGAGCTCGCAGCCTGGGTCGAAGCAAACGTCAGCTTTGTCAGCACGTCCGTGGACCGTATCACCCCGCGCACCACGGAAGCGGACATCGCCGCCGTCGAGGCCGCCTGCGGCTACCGCGACAACTCGCCCGTCGTGGCTGAGCCCTTCACCAACTGGGTGCTCAGCGGCGACTTCCCCGCCGGCCGTCCACGCTGGGAGGATGCCGGCGCGGTCTTCGTTGACCACATCGAGCCCTACGAGAACCGCAAGCTGTGGCTCCTGAACGGCGCTCATTCCCTGCTTGCCTACGCTGGCCAGCTCCGCGGACACACCACCGTGGCGCAGGCCCTCGCGGACCCGCAGTGCCTGATCGCCGTCGAAAGCTTCTGGGACGAGGCCGAGGCGAACCTGTCCGGCGCCGCGGCCGGTGGCGCGGACCTGCAGATCCCGGCGTACCGCGCTGCCCTCCTGGCCCGCTTCAGCAATGCGCGCATTGCCCACCATCTTGCCCAGATTGCCATGGACGGGAGCACCAAGCTGCGCATGCGGGCCATGCCCGTCCTCCTGGCCGAACGGGCCCAAGGCAGGTCCGGTGCCGCCGCGGCACTGATGATCGCGGCCTGGATTGACTTCAGCGCAGCGGCCGAGACGTTCCACGATCCGCTGGCAACTGAAGTGGCCGCGGCCAACCAACTGGAAGGCGCAGAGCGCGTGCGGGCGGTCCTGGCGCTGGTAGATCCTGCCGTCGCAGCGGACGACGCCGTCGTGGAACTCGTTTCCGGCCTGCTCGGCACATTCCCGGCGGACGCCTAA
- a CDS encoding sugar phosphate isomerase/epimerase family protein — MAKIGVQAMMLKDSFTEIGAFETLRKVSAIGYNAVEISQIPMTPENVAELDRSRSELGMDIAALSVAMEAPKGRPGDSLAEHFDKIVDDAKSLDSKLLRIGMLPFEAMTSIGAVIDFAKKANEYAERLHEQGLGLYYHNHHIEFAKFDGKYMLDIIAENSPAMGMEIDVHWVQRGGLDPVRTLEKYAGRTAMVHLKDYRIGQMPESAMGLLDSGDFVGFMTEFKNVVQFAEVGEGNLDFASIIPAAQAAGAQYLLVEQDELYGRTVWEALQTSYDNLVALGQSELF, encoded by the coding sequence GTGGCCAAAATTGGCGTACAGGCAATGATGCTGAAGGACAGTTTCACCGAAATCGGGGCGTTCGAAACGCTCCGTAAGGTCAGCGCAATCGGCTACAACGCCGTCGAAATCTCCCAGATTCCGATGACACCGGAAAACGTCGCCGAACTGGACCGCTCTCGCAGCGAGCTGGGCATGGACATCGCGGCCCTGTCCGTGGCCATGGAGGCCCCCAAAGGCCGGCCGGGCGATTCCCTGGCGGAGCACTTTGACAAGATTGTCGATGACGCCAAGAGCCTGGACTCGAAGCTGCTGCGGATCGGTATGCTGCCGTTCGAGGCAATGACGTCCATCGGCGCGGTGATTGACTTCGCGAAGAAGGCCAACGAGTACGCCGAGCGTCTGCACGAGCAGGGCTTGGGCCTGTACTACCACAACCACCACATCGAGTTCGCGAAGTTCGACGGTAAGTACATGCTGGACATCATCGCCGAGAACTCCCCGGCCATGGGCATGGAAATCGACGTGCACTGGGTCCAGCGCGGCGGCCTGGACCCGGTTCGAACGCTGGAAAAGTACGCGGGCCGCACTGCCATGGTGCACCTCAAGGACTACCGGATCGGCCAAATGCCGGAGTCGGCCATGGGGCTGCTGGATTCGGGGGATTTCGTTGGATTCATGACGGAGTTCAAGAACGTTGTCCAGTTCGCCGAAGTGGGCGAAGGCAACCTGGACTTCGCCTCCATCATCCCGGCCGCGCAGGCCGCCGGCGCCCAGTACCTGCTGGTGGAGCAGGACGAACTCTACGGCCGCACGGTTTGGGAAGCGCTGCAGACCTCCTACGACAACCTGGTTGCCCTGGGGCAGTCCGAGCTTTTCTAA
- a CDS encoding LacI family DNA-binding transcriptional regulator — translation MTEPQTPETAPSTGSVKKHGRDGKSNATIYDIAKMAGVNASTVSRALSKPGRVSSKTQKLIEDAAAELNYQVNPFARALPTGKTNTFGLIVADITNPTFFDIIRGAETTATSRDYTLVLAESAESSATELTAARRLMATVDGLILASPRMNDDNIRALAQDKPVVVINREVEGVPCVVPDVNKGISEAVRSLAANGHTKVAYVAGPPESWMSERRWEGVQAACDWSRLEAVRLESTKPTVDGGRKTARDVRASGATAVLTYNDLLAIGLMQELQAAGVVVPDHISIIGFDDIFGADFTTPPLTTVRSPLGECGEAAAKRLLDVLHGSGEQAGTLSVETELVLRGSSGRILPAK, via the coding sequence GTGACTGAACCCCAAACGCCGGAAACCGCCCCATCAACGGGGTCGGTCAAAAAACACGGCCGCGACGGCAAATCCAACGCCACCATCTACGACATCGCCAAGATGGCCGGCGTCAACGCGTCCACGGTTTCCCGGGCACTCAGCAAGCCGGGCAGGGTCAGCTCCAAAACACAGAAGCTCATCGAGGACGCGGCTGCCGAGCTGAACTACCAGGTCAATCCGTTCGCGCGCGCCCTTCCCACGGGCAAGACCAATACGTTCGGCCTCATCGTCGCGGACATTACCAACCCCACCTTCTTTGACATCATCCGCGGCGCCGAGACCACGGCAACCAGCCGGGACTACACCCTGGTGCTCGCCGAATCGGCGGAGTCCTCGGCAACTGAACTGACTGCCGCCCGGCGCCTCATGGCCACCGTGGACGGCCTTATTCTGGCGAGCCCGCGCATGAACGATGACAACATCCGCGCCCTGGCCCAAGACAAACCCGTGGTGGTCATCAACCGCGAAGTGGAGGGCGTGCCGTGCGTGGTGCCGGACGTCAACAAGGGGATCAGCGAGGCGGTCCGCAGCCTGGCCGCCAACGGCCACACGAAGGTTGCCTATGTGGCGGGGCCACCGGAATCCTGGATGTCCGAACGCCGGTGGGAGGGTGTACAGGCAGCCTGCGACTGGTCCCGCCTCGAGGCAGTGCGGCTCGAATCCACCAAACCAACGGTCGACGGCGGCCGGAAGACTGCGCGTGATGTCCGCGCCAGCGGCGCCACCGCGGTCCTGACGTACAACGACCTGCTGGCCATCGGGCTCATGCAGGAGCTCCAGGCTGCCGGCGTGGTGGTGCCCGACCACATCAGCATCATCGGCTTTGACGACATTTTCGGCGCGGATTTCACGACGCCACCGCTCACCACCGTGCGTTCGCCGCTGGGGGAGTGCGGCGAGGCAGCCGCCAAGCGCCTGCTGGACGTTCTTCACGGAAGCGGGGAACAGGCAGGCACCTTGAGCGTCGAGACTGAGCTGGTGCTGCGCGGGTCCAGCGGTAGGATCCTGCCCGCGAAGTGA
- a CDS encoding Gfo/Idh/MocA family protein, which translates to MSKKVRLGIIGLGQQGGAYAKFITDGMVPNMVIGAICDTDPAKKELASATYPDAPFYDDYIAMLESGDVDAVVTCVPHFLHPEMGIETLKRNIHALVEKPAGVYTKQVKELNEFAASKPELSFGIMFNQRNNPLYKKLKEIVENGEIGKIRRSNWIITNWWRPQGYYNSSEWRATWGGEGGGVLVNQAPHQLDLWQWICGVPKSVYSKVSFGFRRDIAVEDEVTAIVDYGDGVTGVFVTATHDLTGTDRFEILGDQGKIVVEGSKTATVTRLKKPERELSDGMGMDDVRKLFMGELNPEEYYTTEVIEFESAWGAQHSGVLENFAANILDGTPLLAPGSDGINGVRLANAIHLSAWTGKEVGLDFDENEFLAELNKRIAEEGKFAQRT; encoded by the coding sequence GTGAGCAAGAAAGTACGCCTCGGCATCATCGGCCTGGGCCAGCAGGGCGGCGCTTACGCCAAGTTCATCACGGACGGCATGGTCCCCAACATGGTGATCGGCGCCATCTGCGACACCGATCCGGCCAAGAAGGAATTGGCCTCGGCCACATACCCTGACGCGCCGTTCTATGACGACTACATCGCCATGCTCGAAAGTGGCGACGTTGACGCTGTCGTGACCTGTGTTCCGCACTTCCTGCACCCGGAAATGGGCATCGAGACGCTCAAACGCAACATCCACGCCCTCGTGGAGAAGCCCGCCGGCGTCTACACCAAGCAGGTCAAGGAACTGAACGAATTCGCGGCCTCCAAGCCGGAACTCTCCTTCGGCATCATGTTCAACCAGCGCAACAACCCGCTGTACAAGAAGCTCAAAGAGATTGTGGAAAACGGCGAGATCGGCAAGATCCGCCGCAGCAACTGGATCATCACCAACTGGTGGCGTCCGCAGGGCTACTACAACTCCAGCGAATGGCGCGCGACGTGGGGCGGCGAAGGTGGCGGCGTCCTGGTCAACCAGGCACCGCACCAGCTGGACCTCTGGCAGTGGATCTGCGGCGTGCCGAAGTCCGTCTACTCCAAGGTTTCCTTCGGCTTCCGCCGAGACATCGCCGTCGAAGATGAAGTGACTGCGATAGTTGACTACGGAGACGGCGTTACCGGCGTTTTTGTCACCGCCACCCATGACCTGACCGGCACCGACCGCTTCGAGATCCTGGGCGACCAGGGCAAGATCGTCGTCGAGGGTAGCAAGACCGCTACCGTGACCCGCCTGAAGAAGCCCGAGCGCGAGCTCAGCGACGGCATGGGCATGGACGATGTCCGCAAGCTCTTTATGGGCGAACTGAATCCGGAGGAGTACTACACCACTGAGGTTATCGAGTTCGAGTCCGCTTGGGGTGCTCAGCACTCCGGCGTCCTGGAGAACTTCGCCGCCAACATCCTGGACGGCACACCGCTGCTGGCTCCGGGCTCGGACGGCATCAACGGGGTCCGCCTGGCCAACGCCATCCACCTCTCCGCCTGGACCGGCAAGGAAGTCGGACTGGACTTCGACGAGAACGAGTTCCTCGCCGAGCTCAACAAGCGCATCGCCGAAGAGGGCAAGTTCGCCCAGCGCACGTAA
- the uxaC gene encoding glucuronate isomerase: MSQSIAANPDRLLPADPGTRSIARDLLARVQDLPIISPHGHVDAAVIEQNTPFPDPAALLVSPDHYVTRLIHANGAPLDKLRGGGPTAPGSREIWRTFVDAWPLFEGTASGYWLRNQFDSVFNLGADLGEMSADASYDAIAAKLVEPGFRPRQLFKDFNIEVLATTDDPLDNLASHKAIAEDPTFNGRVLPTFRPDAYLNIAHPTWSANVDRLIETAGDGANGYAGYITALENRRRYFVEHGAVSADHGVATPATLKLDRAEAERIFELARAGKATAEDRNTFEAHMMYQMGRMSVEDGLVMTIHPGSFRNHHTPTFDAFGADTGHDIPFATNYTEAIRPLLQDFGTAKDFHLVLFTLDETVFSRELAPLAGFYPSVYLGAPWWFLDAPDAMLRFRSAVTETAGFSRSSGFIDDTRAFCSIPARHDASRRIEASFLARLVAEHRVSEDRAHEIIVDTVDSSPRRVFKL, encoded by the coding sequence ATGTCACAGTCGATTGCTGCCAACCCAGACAGGCTCCTGCCCGCCGACCCAGGAACGCGCAGCATTGCGCGGGACCTCCTTGCGCGCGTACAGGACCTCCCCATCATCTCCCCGCATGGCCACGTTGACGCCGCCGTCATCGAACAGAACACGCCGTTCCCGGACCCGGCAGCGCTGCTCGTCAGCCCGGACCACTACGTCACCCGCCTGATCCACGCCAACGGCGCCCCCCTGGACAAGCTGCGCGGCGGCGGTCCCACCGCGCCCGGGTCACGCGAAATCTGGCGCACGTTCGTCGATGCCTGGCCCCTCTTCGAGGGCACGGCCTCCGGCTACTGGCTGCGCAATCAGTTCGACAGCGTCTTCAACCTGGGCGCAGACCTGGGCGAGATGTCCGCCGACGCCAGCTATGACGCCATCGCCGCGAAGCTCGTGGAGCCCGGCTTCCGTCCCCGCCAGCTGTTCAAGGACTTCAACATCGAGGTCCTGGCCACCACGGACGATCCCCTGGACAACCTCGCCAGCCACAAGGCCATCGCCGAGGACCCCACCTTCAACGGCCGCGTCCTGCCCACGTTCCGCCCGGATGCCTACCTCAACATTGCGCACCCCACCTGGAGCGCCAACGTTGACCGCCTGATTGAAACCGCCGGTGACGGCGCCAACGGCTACGCGGGCTACATCACGGCCCTGGAAAACCGCCGCCGCTACTTCGTAGAGCACGGCGCAGTCTCGGCAGACCACGGTGTGGCCACCCCGGCGACGCTCAAGCTGGACCGCGCCGAAGCCGAGCGCATCTTCGAGCTCGCCCGCGCCGGCAAGGCCACGGCCGAGGACCGCAACACCTTCGAAGCCCACATGATGTACCAGATGGGTCGTATGTCTGTCGAAGACGGGCTGGTCATGACCATCCACCCCGGTTCGTTCCGCAACCACCACACCCCCACGTTCGATGCCTTCGGTGCCGATACCGGCCACGACATCCCGTTCGCCACCAACTACACCGAGGCCATCCGGCCACTGCTGCAGGACTTTGGCACGGCCAAGGACTTCCACCTGGTGCTGTTCACCCTGGACGAGACCGTGTTCTCCCGCGAACTCGCACCGCTCGCCGGCTTCTACCCCTCCGTCTACCTGGGCGCACCCTGGTGGTTCCTGGACGCCCCGGATGCCATGCTCCGCTTCCGCTCCGCCGTGACCGAAACGGCAGGCTTCTCGCGTTCCTCCGGGTTCATCGATGACACCAGGGCCTTCTGCTCCATCCCCGCCCGCCACGATGCGTCCCGCCGGATCGAAGCCTCCTTCCTGGCCCGCCTCGTGGCCGAGCACCGAGTCAGTGAAGACCGTGCCCACGAAATCATCGTGGACACCGTCGATTCCTCCCCGCGAAGGGTTTTCAAACTGTGA